A portion of the Candidatus Hydrogenedentota bacterium genome contains these proteins:
- a CDS encoding tetratricopeptide repeat protein produces the protein MIALLILSLQGFVLSPEVSQGFEEANAAYTEGHYADAEKIYKELNERYRMNNPVVLFNLANACYKQEEFGRAILYYEAALAVDPDFTPARTNLEKSLGKTRRSLPVPDPRMATGSMLLRYYPFSPRQSLGLVYAFLISAVLLLLLRHWFRLLKYAWPLWISLGLALFFYGFALATDYALRDLPKRAVIISQEIPVYFSMNESEQPRFMLYEGDRVLVDRLDGHWLRLIAYGDERGWTRKEGVGIVDHSL, from the coding sequence ATGATAGCGTTGCTCATACTCAGTTTGCAGGGTTTCGTGCTCTCCCCTGAAGTGAGCCAAGGCTTTGAAGAGGCAAATGCCGCCTATACGGAAGGACACTATGCCGACGCCGAAAAAATTTATAAAGAATTGAATGAGCGCTATCGGATGAATAACCCGGTGGTCTTGTTCAATCTTGCGAATGCCTGCTATAAGCAGGAAGAGTTCGGCCGAGCAATCCTCTATTATGAGGCGGCGTTGGCAGTAGATCCGGACTTTACGCCGGCCCGTACCAATTTGGAAAAGAGTCTGGGCAAAACGCGGCGCAGCTTGCCTGTGCCTGATCCGCGCATGGCGACGGGCAGCATGCTGCTGCGTTATTATCCCTTCTCGCCGCGGCAAAGTCTGGGCTTGGTTTATGCCTTCTTAATAAGTGCTGTCCTATTGCTTTTGTTGCGGCACTGGTTCAGGCTTTTGAAATATGCATGGCCCCTATGGATTTCTTTGGGCTTAGCTCTGTTTTTCTATGGCTTTGCTTTAGCAACCGACTATGCCCTCCGCGACCTTCCGAAAAGGGCGGTCATTATAAGCCAAGAGATACCCGTTTATTTTAGTATGAACGAATCTGAACAGCCGCGGTTTATGCTCTATGAAGGCGACCGCGTATTGGTCGATCGGCTGGACGGTCATTGGCTGCGGCTCATTGCCTATGGAGATGAACGGGGCTGGACCAGAAAAGAAGGAGTCGGCATTGTGGATCACAGCCTTTGA